A single Triticum dicoccoides isolate Atlit2015 ecotype Zavitan chromosome 2A, WEW_v2.0, whole genome shotgun sequence DNA region contains:
- the LOC119356580 gene encoding non-specific lipid-transfer protein 3-like — protein MARVALVAVFAVLAALAVAEMASGAVTCGDVTSAVAPCMSYARGQASAPSGACCSGVRTLNAKASTPADRKAACNCLKNLAGSGISMGNAANIPGKCGVSVSFPINTKTNCNNLH, from the exons ATGGCTCGCGTGGCACTGGTCGCCGTGTTCGCCGTGCTCGCGGCACTGGCGGTGGCGGAGATGGCGTCCGGGGCGGTGACCTGCGGCGACGTGACGTCCGCCGTCGCGCCGTGCATGTCCTACGCGAGGGGGCAAGCGTCGGCACCCTCGGGGGCGTGCTGCAGCGGGGTGAGGACCCTGAACGCCAAGGCGTCCACCCCGGCCGACCGGAAGGCGGCGTGCAACTGCCTCAAGAACCTGGCGGGGTCGGGCATCAGCATGGGTAACGCCGCCAACATCCCCGGCAAATGCGGCGTCTCCGTCTCTTTCCCCATCAACACCAAAACCAACTGCAACAA CCTTCACTAA